From the genome of Campylobacterota bacterium, one region includes:
- a CDS encoding PhoH family protein — protein MGTQNCYLLDTSVILDDPTNILRISEENLNGVVITNVVLSELNSKKDDMRSEAGFQAREFFRLADIAWGEPISSVELPECVRSRIDHNLCQNDRYYRLSLNFDRSLHGGEANLIDLYIVHREHYRVSAHFSEPKGLNDAKIAEIADDYDLTLLTNDMSFRIAAEIRGIQSQSIRNSSVEAPEKIDFSYTYEYEETPALPADKTHHNFDQITFVQKALSAASEMYETGIQRHALSINGQIEWCDFDRRFGEHFDESLVRPLNLEQKFYYAMMTHPQNYVTVVSGSTGSGKTLVALQAGLELVEEGIVEGIVYARNTVTSNDPQSELGFRKGDEEQKLGYFMYPLYAAINFTIEHQSKYSIDARVEYTGNTNSIKRENATEIFMKKYNIEAMDIAHMRGTTISRKFVIIDEAQNMTNATLKLIGTRMGDETRLVVMGDPGQIDHPFLSKRRNALVTLLNKAQHNDFIAGIQLRHTIRSQVADWFDKNF, from the coding sequence GTGGGCACACAAAACTGCTATCTCCTTGATACTTCCGTTATCCTCGACGATCCGACCAATATCCTCCGAATCAGCGAAGAGAACCTCAACGGCGTCGTCATTACCAACGTCGTTCTGTCCGAGCTTAACAGCAAAAAAGACGACATGCGCTCCGAAGCGGGCTTTCAGGCGCGGGAATTTTTCCGCCTCGCCGACATTGCCTGGGGGGAGCCGATCAGCTCCGTCGAACTCCCCGAATGCGTCCGAAGCCGCATCGACCATAACCTGTGTCAAAACGACCGCTACTATCGGCTCTCGCTCAACTTCGACCGTTCCTTACACGGAGGCGAAGCAAACCTGATCGACCTCTACATCGTTCATCGGGAACACTACCGCGTATCGGCCCATTTTTCCGAACCGAAAGGGCTTAATGACGCTAAAATCGCCGAAATAGCCGACGACTACGATCTTACGCTCCTCACCAACGACATGTCGTTTCGGATCGCCGCAGAAATCCGCGGCATACAGTCGCAGAGCATCCGTAACAGCAGCGTCGAAGCCCCCGAGAAAATCGATTTTTCCTACACCTACGAGTACGAGGAGACCCCAGCTCTCCCCGCCGATAAAACCCATCACAACTTCGACCAGATCACCTTCGTCCAAAAGGCGCTCAGCGCCGCTTCGGAAATGTACGAAACGGGAATCCAGCGCCATGCCCTGAGCATCAACGGCCAGATCGAATGGTGCGATTTCGACCGCCGTTTCGGAGAACACTTCGACGAAAGCCTCGTACGCCCCCTCAACCTCGAGCAAAAATTCTATTACGCGATGATGACCCATCCCCAAAACTACGTCACCGTCGTCTCGGGCTCGACCGGTTCGGGAAAAACCCTCGTCGCGCTGCAGGCGGGGCTGGAACTGGTCGAAGAGGGGATCGTCGAGGGGATCGTCTATGCCCGAAACACCGTCACTTCGAACGATCCGCAGTCCGAACTGGGATTTCGTAAAGGGGACGAAGAGCAGAAACTGGGGTATTTCATGTATCCCCTCTATGCCGCCATCAATTTTACGATCGAGCACCAGAGCAAATACTCCATCGACGCACGGGTCGAATACACGGGGAACACCAATTCGATCAAACGGGAAAATGCGACCGAAATCTTTATGAAAAAATACAACATCGAAGCGATGGACATCGCCCACATGCGGGGAACGACCATCTCCCGCAAATTCGTCATCATCGACGAGGCACAGAACATGACCAACGCCACCCTCAAACTGATCGGAACGCGGATGGGAGACGAGACGCGGCTCGTCGTGATGGGAGACCCCGGTCAGATCGACCATCCGTTCCTCTCCAAACGGCGCAACGCCCTCGTGACCCTGCTCAACAAAGCGCAACACAACGACTTTATCGCGGGAATCCAGTTGCGCCACACGATCCGCAGCCAGGTAGCCGACTGGTTTGATAAGAATTTTTGA
- the rnhA gene encoding ribonuclease HI encodes MKKITLFSDGSALGNPGPGGFGAILRYGTNEKVVRGGEPHTTNNRMELRAVIEGLKALKEPCEVTIVSDSSYVIKGINEWLEGWVKRNFAKVKNPDLWREYLAVSAPHVIRGEWVRGHDGHAENEECDRIAREEAGKYKEGLNT; translated from the coding sequence ATGAAGAAAATAACTCTCTTCAGTGACGGCTCCGCGCTGGGCAATCCCGGACCGGGAGGATTCGGTGCGATTTTGCGCTACGGAACGAACGAAAAAGTCGTCCGCGGAGGCGAACCCCACACGACGAACAACCGAATGGAGCTGCGCGCGGTGATCGAAGGGCTCAAAGCCCTCAAAGAGCCCTGCGAGGTGACGATCGTCTCCGATTCGAGCTACGTGATCAAAGGGATCAACGAATGGCTCGAGGGGTGGGTGAAACGCAATTTCGCGAAGGTCAAAAACCCCGATCTGTGGCGCGAATACCTCGCCGTATCGGCCCCTCACGTCATACGGGGGGAGTGGGTTCGCGGCCATGACGGGCATGCCGAGAACGAAGAGTGCGACCGGATCGCCCGCGAAGAAGCGGGAAAATACAAAGAAGGATTGAACACATAA
- a CDS encoding iron-sulfur cluster assembly scaffold protein: MAKNDLLGGSLWDQYSNKVTTLMNNPQHQGEITQEECDAAGHKLIVADFGAESCGDAVRLYWEVDPATDTIVNSKFKSFGCGTAIASSDMMTQLCIGKTVQEAVKITNIDVEFALRDTPDVPAVPPQKMHCSVMAYDVIKKAAGLYLGVDAASFEDEIIVCECARVSLGTLREVIRLNDLKTVEQITDYTKAGGFCKSCIKPGGHEAREYYLVDILADVRREMDEEKMRAAADAGTHGDFETMTLVQKIKAIDSVIDESVRQFLVMDGGNMEVIDIKDSPDYIDVYIRYLGACSGCASSTTGTLYAIEATLKEKLSQKIRVLPI; the protein is encoded by the coding sequence ATGGCAAAAAATGATCTTTTGGGCGGGTCTCTCTGGGACCAGTATTCGAACAAAGTTACGACGCTGATGAACAACCCCCAGCATCAGGGGGAGATTACGCAAGAGGAGTGCGACGCGGCCGGACATAAGCTCATCGTTGCCGATTTCGGGGCGGAGAGCTGCGGCGACGCGGTTCGCCTGTACTGGGAAGTCGATCCCGCGACCGACACCATCGTCAACTCGAAGTTCAAAAGCTTCGGGTGCGGTACGGCGATTGCGAGTTCGGACATGATGACCCAGCTGTGTATCGGTAAAACGGTTCAGGAAGCGGTCAAGATCACCAACATCGACGTCGAGTTCGCCCTGCGCGATACCCCCGACGTTCCGGCCGTTCCACCGCAGAAAATGCACTGTTCGGTCATGGCTTACGACGTCATCAAAAAAGCGGCGGGGCTTTACCTCGGCGTCGACGCCGCGAGCTTCGAAGACGAGATCATCGTCTGTGAATGTGCGCGCGTCAGTCTCGGAACACTGCGCGAAGTGATCCGCCTCAACGACCTCAAAACCGTTGAACAGATTACCGACTACACCAAAGCGGGCGGTTTTTGTAAATCGTGCATCAAGCCGGGCGGACACGAAGCGCGCGAGTATTATCTGGTCGATATTCTCGCCGACGTCCGTCGCGAGATGGATGAAGAGAAGATGCGTGCGGCCGCGGACGCGGGAACGCACGGCGATTTCGAAACGATGACCCTCGTGCAGAAGATCAAGGCGATCGACAGCGTCATCGATGAGAGCGTGCGTCAGTTCCTCGTCATGGACGGCGGGAACATGGAAGTCATCGACATCAAAGATTCCCCCGACTACATCGACGTCTACATCCGCTACCTCGGGGCCTGTTCGGGATGCGCGAGCTCCACGACGGGAACGTTGTACGCCATCGAGGCGACCCTCAAAGAGAAACTTTCTCAGAAGATCCGCGTACTGCCGATCTGA
- the tig gene encoding trigger factor — translation MQITTNKIDSANAKINAAITRNTIDANIEKIANQLSKEAKIAGFRKGKVPVSAVKKQYGDRLVQDAEAQALRDLLDEGLKAMEIAASALIGEPQITKFDKNDNGIDVEVTLAIRPAIELGDYAAMVPEVAKPAISDEAVMQRIEELATAQAPFVNVEEDRALISGDAALIDFEGFVDGEAFEGGKAEGFSLRLGSGQFIPGFEDQVIGMKKGEEKTIDVTFPENYGGSKLAGKPAQFKVKVNAIQAKEAVSIDDELAKKMLPGYDDANLDMLKEKVKEQLESEEMSKIYNDELKPKLMETFVNAFTIDLPEFIVEQEMDMALNKKAREMAEAELEELRNDAEKVKALRETFRDDACRAVKATFIVDALARAENVAVSEQELMQTIYFEAMQMGQDPSAIYKHYQESGYLPAIQMAMIEDRVLSKLLNDKIKEA, via the coding sequence ATGCAAATCACAACGAATAAAATCGACTCTGCGAACGCCAAAATCAACGCAGCCATCACCCGCAATACCATCGATGCCAACATCGAAAAAATCGCCAACCAGCTCAGCAAAGAGGCCAAAATCGCCGGTTTCCGCAAAGGAAAAGTGCCCGTCAGCGCCGTCAAAAAACAATACGGTGACCGCCTGGTACAAGACGCCGAAGCGCAAGCGCTCCGCGACCTGCTCGACGAAGGGCTCAAAGCGATGGAGATCGCGGCAAGCGCCCTGATCGGCGAACCCCAGATCACCAAATTCGATAAAAACGACAACGGCATCGACGTCGAAGTGACCCTGGCGATCCGCCCGGCGATCGAACTGGGCGATTACGCCGCCATGGTTCCCGAAGTCGCCAAGCCCGCAATCAGCGACGAAGCCGTCATGCAGCGCATCGAAGAGCTCGCAACCGCACAGGCCCCCTTCGTCAACGTCGAAGAAGACAGAGCGCTGATCAGCGGTGACGCGGCCCTGATCGATTTCGAAGGATTCGTCGACGGTGAAGCGTTCGAGGGAGGAAAAGCCGAAGGGTTCAGCCTCCGCCTCGGAAGCGGCCAGTTCATCCCCGGTTTTGAAGACCAGGTGATCGGTATGAAAAAAGGGGAAGAAAAAACGATCGACGTGACGTTCCCCGAAAACTACGGCGGAAGCAAACTCGCGGGCAAACCGGCCCAGTTCAAAGTCAAAGTCAATGCGATCCAGGCCAAAGAAGCGGTCAGCATCGACGACGAACTCGCCAAAAAAATGCTCCCCGGATATGACGACGCCAACCTCGACATGCTCAAAGAAAAAGTCAAAGAGCAGCTCGAGAGCGAAGAGATGAGCAAAATCTACAACGACGAGCTCAAACCGAAACTGATGGAAACGTTCGTCAACGCGTTTACGATCGATCTTCCCGAATTCATCGTCGAGCAGGAGATGGACATGGCGCTGAACAAAAAAGCGCGTGAAATGGCCGAAGCGGAACTCGAAGAGCTCCGCAACGACGCGGAAAAAGTCAAAGCGCTGCGTGAAACATTCCGCGATGACGCGTGCCGCGCCGTCAAAGCGACCTTCATCGTCGATGCCCTCGCCCGCGCCGAAAACGTTGCCGTCAGCGAGCAGGAACTGATGCAGACGATCTATTTCGAAGCGATGCAGATGGGCCAAGATCCCTCTGCGATCTACAAACACTACCAGGAATCGGGATACCTTCCGGCGATCCAGATGGCGATGATCGAAGATCGCGTCCTTAGCAAACTGCTCAACGACAAAATCAAAGAGGCCTAA
- the clpP gene encoding ATP-dependent Clp endopeptidase proteolytic subunit ClpP, with protein MSYIPYVIEKTGRGERSYDIYSRLLKDRIVMLSGEVNDAVSSSIVAQLLFLEAEDPTKDIYFYINSPGGVITSGMAIYDTMNYIRPDVCTICIGQAASMGAFLLSSGTKGKRYALPHARIMIHQPLGGAQGQATDIEIQAKEILRMKAELNEILARNCGQSVKKLEKDTDRDNFMSAEEAVSYGIIDEVLVQKEKDDK; from the coding sequence ATGAGCTACATCCCTTACGTCATCGAAAAGACGGGGCGCGGAGAGCGCTCCTATGATATCTATTCGCGTCTGCTTAAAGACCGTATCGTCATGCTCAGCGGCGAAGTCAACGATGCCGTATCCTCTTCCATCGTCGCGCAGCTGCTTTTCCTGGAAGCGGAAGATCCGACCAAGGACATCTACTTCTACATCAACTCGCCCGGAGGCGTCATCACTTCGGGGATGGCGATCTACGACACGATGAACTATATCCGTCCCGACGTCTGCACGATCTGTATCGGCCAGGCGGCGTCGATGGGCGCCTTTTTGCTCAGTTCGGGGACGAAGGGCAAACGTTACGCCCTTCCCCACGCGCGGATCATGATCCACCAACCCCTCGGCGGAGCGCAGGGCCAGGCCACCGATATCGAAATTCAGGCCAAAGAGATTCTTCGGATGAAAGCCGAACTGAATGAAATTTTGGCCCGCAACTGCGGACAAAGCGTCAAAAAACTCGAAAAAGATACCGACCGTGACAATTTCATGTCCGCCGAAGAAGCGGTAAGTTATGGTATCATTGACGAAGTGCTTGTCCAAAAAGAAAAAGACGACAAATAA
- the aroC gene encoding chorismate synthase, whose product MNRFGERFTITTFGESHGKAIGCVLDGVPAGLVIDETYIQSELDRRRPGQNEFATARKEADKVEILSGVFEGKSTGTPIMMMIYNTDQKSGDYSNVKDIFRPGHADFTYFHKYGIRDYRGGGRSSARETAARVAGGAVAKLMLRELGIDFASGISAIDGIEADALDFSRVANSPIYALDPAVEEAQKEAILSAKNAHDSVGGVATVKISGLPVGLGEGLYYKLDAVLAEAMMGINAVKAVEIGEGVRSARLKASENNDPITPEGFKTNHAGGILGGMSNGDDVLVRVHFKPTPSIFIDQESVDTQGHSVHVSLKGRHDPCVAVRGSVVAESMAALVCADMVLLNMGRTMQGLKGYYG is encoded by the coding sequence ATGAACCGGTTCGGGGAACGTTTTACGATCACCACCTTTGGAGAATCGCACGGCAAGGCGATCGGATGCGTTCTTGACGGCGTTCCCGCCGGTCTCGTCATCGACGAAACCTACATCCAGAGCGAGCTCGACCGCCGCCGTCCGGGACAAAACGAGTTTGCCACCGCTCGCAAAGAAGCCGACAAGGTCGAAATCCTCAGCGGCGTTTTCGAAGGTAAAAGCACCGGAACGCCGATCATGATGATGATCTACAATACCGACCAAAAAAGCGGCGACTATTCGAACGTCAAAGACATTTTCCGTCCCGGACACGCCGATTTCACCTATTTTCATAAATACGGCATCCGCGACTACCGCGGCGGCGGCCGCTCATCGGCACGCGAAACGGCCGCGCGGGTGGCCGGCGGAGCCGTGGCGAAGCTGATGCTCCGGGAACTGGGGATCGACTTTGCAAGCGGGATCAGCGCGATTGACGGGATCGAAGCGGATGCGCTCGATTTCAGCCGCGTCGCGAACAGCCCCATCTACGCCCTCGATCCCGCCGTCGAAGAGGCGCAGAAAGAAGCGATCCTGAGCGCCAAAAATGCCCACGATTCCGTCGGCGGCGTGGCAACCGTCAAAATCAGCGGCCTGCCCGTAGGACTGGGAGAAGGGCTCTATTACAAACTCGACGCGGTGCTGGCCGAAGCGATGATGGGGATCAACGCCGTCAAAGCGGTCGAAATCGGTGAAGGGGTCCGAAGCGCGCGCCTCAAAGCGAGCGAAAACAACGACCCCATCACTCCCGAGGGGTTCAAAACCAACCACGCGGGGGGAATCCTGGGCGGGATGAGCAACGGCGACGACGTCCTCGTGCGCGTCCATTTCAAACCGACCCCCTCGATTTTCATCGACCAGGAGAGCGTCGATACGCAGGGGCACAGCGTCCACGTTTCCCTCAAAGGTCGTCACGACCCCTGCGTCGCCGTCCGTGGATCGGTGGTGGCCGAATCGATGGCAGCCCTCGTATGCGCAGACATGGTACTGCTCAACATGGGGCGGACGATGCAGGGTCTCAAAGGGTATTACGGCTAA
- a CDS encoding diguanylate cyclase produces the protein MASLSDLKRSPRPAAQTNPDGSNSFMSISTGSLSDPTSDLEIFAKEVLSALISDNLPPTPNNFALYFDRILEDKSESLRRQIGSILELEEDNHDDKSVELEKNLKQGFLSIKNILQLSATLYKNIALMEKILDKRKEEMKSVPTVAGASDLLSSLSNDVNKLSAILKKQVTHMKTVYDETAGIVRQVENETIFDNQYGVYNKRYLLTKLEQERNLIDEFKHKSSLITVRLSKETSSIIQSEKAQQLMIRTVARLLLKTSRRSDIVAHYGEGVFAMVLKHTDIESAKRASERLYDLVASSNFFLAEKEIQLRIAIGIAEMTAAEGVEQTLVNTLDAMNLADENPKLRYMVATGNE, from the coding sequence ATGGCGAGTCTCAGTGATCTCAAACGCTCACCGCGGCCTGCCGCCCAAACCAATCCTGACGGGAGCAACAGTTTTATGAGTATCAGTACCGGTTCTTTAAGTGACCCAACCAGCGATCTGGAAATTTTTGCGAAAGAGGTTCTGAGCGCACTGATCTCAGACAACCTCCCCCCGACCCCCAATAATTTTGCCCTCTACTTCGACCGCATCCTCGAAGACAAAAGCGAAAGCCTCCGCCGCCAGATCGGTTCGATCCTGGAACTTGAAGAGGATAACCATGACGACAAAAGTGTCGAACTCGAAAAAAACCTGAAGCAGGGTTTTCTCTCGATCAAAAACATCCTGCAGCTCAGTGCCACCCTCTACAAAAACATCGCGTTGATGGAAAAAATCCTCGACAAACGCAAAGAAGAGATGAAAAGCGTCCCGACCGTAGCGGGGGCCAGTGATCTGCTCTCCTCGCTGAGCAACGACGTCAACAAGCTCAGCGCAATCCTCAAAAAACAGGTCACGCACATGAAAACCGTGTACGACGAGACCGCGGGGATCGTCCGACAGGTCGAGAACGAAACGATTTTCGACAACCAGTACGGCGTCTACAACAAACGCTATCTTCTCACCAAACTCGAGCAGGAGCGCAATCTCATCGACGAATTCAAACACAAAAGCTCTCTCATCACCGTACGCCTTTCCAAAGAGACCAGCTCGATTATCCAAAGCGAGAAAGCACAGCAGCTGATGATCCGCACCGTCGCGCGGCTGCTGCTCAAAACCTCCCGCCGCAGCGATATCGTCGCCCATTACGGTGAAGGGGTGTTCGCGATGGTCCTCAAACATACCGACATCGAAAGCGCCAAACGCGCGTCCGAGCGTCTGTACGACCTGGTCGCTTCGAGCAATTTCTTTCTGGCCGAAAAAGAGATTCAGCTGCGCATCGCGATCGGGATCGCCGAAATGACGGCGGCCGAAGGGGTTGAGCAGACTCTCGTCAATACCCTCGATGCGATGAATCTGGCCGATGAGAATCCGAAACTGCGCTACATGGTCGCAACCGGCAACGAATAA
- a CDS encoding NifS family cysteine desulfurase has protein sequence MQVYLDNNATTKVDPAVVEAMIPFFSEIYGNPNSLHRYGTASHPAITKAINQMYKAINAGDNDDIIFTSCATESNNWVLKSVWVDKILNGDKNHIVTTEVEHPSVLSTCKFLEEQGVKVTYLPVNDQGIVEAHTLRSFITDKTALVSVMWANNETGMIFPIKEIGEICKERGVLFHTDAVQAVGKIPVDVQDVHVDFLSMSAHKFHGPKGIGALYIRNSEALTPLLHGGEHMGGRRSGTLNVPYIVGMGKAIELATENLEAKMASIRAKRDRLEDALLAELNDVMVVGNRDNRTPNTILISIRGVEGEGMLWDLNNALIGASTGSACASEDLEANTVMLAIGADHELAHTGIRLSLSRFTTDEEIDYVIDAFKKAVVRLRAISSSYAKVQPTPGGEAAECNIHH, from the coding sequence ATGCAAGTCTATTTGGACAACAACGCCACGACCAAAGTCGACCCTGCCGTCGTCGAGGCGATGATCCCGTTTTTCAGCGAAATTTACGGGAACCCCAACTCGCTTCACCGGTACGGCACCGCTTCGCATCCGGCGATCACGAAAGCGATCAACCAGATGTACAAAGCGATCAACGCGGGCGACAACGACGATATCATTTTTACGTCGTGTGCGACCGAATCGAACAACTGGGTGCTCAAATCGGTATGGGTGGACAAGATCCTTAACGGCGACAAGAACCACATCGTCACGACCGAGGTGGAACACCCGTCGGTCCTTTCGACCTGTAAATTCCTCGAAGAGCAGGGGGTCAAGGTCACGTATCTGCCCGTCAACGATCAGGGGATCGTCGAAGCGCATACCCTGCGCAGTTTCATTACTGATAAAACCGCCCTCGTTTCGGTCATGTGGGCCAATAACGAAACGGGGATGATCTTCCCGATCAAGGAGATCGGTGAAATCTGTAAAGAACGGGGGGTGCTGTTCCATACCGATGCGGTACAGGCCGTCGGTAAAATTCCCGTCGACGTCCAGGACGTCCACGTCGATTTCCTGTCGATGTCGGCCCACAAATTCCACGGTCCCAAAGGGATCGGAGCCCTCTACATCCGCAATTCCGAAGCGTTGACCCCGCTGCTGCACGGCGGCGAGCACATGGGGGGACGCCGTTCGGGAACCCTCAACGTCCCCTACATCGTAGGAATGGGTAAGGCGATCGAACTGGCCACCGAAAACCTTGAAGCCAAAATGGCCTCGATCCGTGCCAAGCGCGACCGGCTCGAAGACGCGCTCCTCGCCGAACTGAACGACGTGATGGTTGTCGGGAACCGCGACAACCGCACCCCCAACACGATCCTCATCTCGATCCGCGGGGTCGAAGGGGAAGGGATGCTGTGGGATCTCAACAACGCCCTGATCGGTGCATCCACCGGATCGGCCTGTGCCTCCGAGGACCTCGAAGCCAATACCGTCATGCTGGCCATCGGGGCCGACCACGAGTTGGCCCATACGGGGATCCGTCTGAGCCTGTCGCGCTTTACGACCGACGAAGAGATCGATTACGTCATCGACGCGTTCAAAAAGGCGGTCGTGCGGTTGCGCGCGATTTCAAGTTCTTATGCAAAAGTTCAGCCGACACCGGGTGGTGAGGCTGCGGAATGCAATATCCACCACTGA
- the folE gene encoding GTP cyclohydrolase I FolE, whose translation MSKTTTQQAFEDAVKTMIRYVGEDETREGLLKTPERVMKAYEFMFGGYNEDPQAILNSAMFETSNDEMVLIKDIEFYSTCEHHLLPIIGRAHVAYIPDGKVVGLSKIPRVVDVFARRMQIQEQLTEQIADALMHAISPKGVAVVVQARHMCMEMRGVEKISSTTTSSALRGLFKRDEKTRMEFFNLINSPAGTRY comes from the coding sequence ATGTCAAAAACAACTACCCAGCAAGCATTCGAAGACGCGGTTAAGACGATGATCCGCTACGTCGGCGAAGACGAAACCCGCGAAGGGCTCCTCAAAACCCCCGAGCGGGTGATGAAAGCCTACGAATTCATGTTCGGAGGGTACAATGAAGATCCGCAGGCGATTTTGAATTCGGCGATGTTCGAAACTTCCAACGACGAGATGGTGCTGATCAAAGACATCGAATTTTATTCGACATGCGAACACCATCTCCTTCCGATTATCGGACGGGCCCATGTCGCCTATATCCCCGACGGAAAAGTGGTCGGCCTCTCCAAGATCCCGCGCGTCGTCGACGTCTTCGCGCGCCGGATGCAGATCCAGGAGCAGCTGACCGAACAGATCGCCGACGCGCTGATGCACGCGATCAGCCCCAAGGGGGTCGCGGTGGTCGTGCAGGCGCGTCACATGTGCATGGAGATGCGCGGAGTCGAGAAAATCAGTTCCACGACCACCTCGAGCGCGCTGCGGGGATTGTTCAAACGGGACGAAAAAACGCGGATGGAGTTTTTCAACCTGATCAACTCTCCGGCCGGAACCCGATACTAA
- the rnc gene encoding ribonuclease III: protein MNDLKALQQQLGYHFQNQELLIEALTHKSYKQPYNNERLEFLGDAVLDLIVGEYLYKKFADFDEGKLSKMRASLVNEGGFTRLANHLNLGEYIYLSNAEENNSGRTKSSLLSNAFEAVMGALYLETGLEKVREITIHLLENVHDDISLDSLFKDYKTSLQELTQAHFGITPEYDLIAAHGPDHKKEFEVAVSIDGKRYAAACGKSKKQAQQEAAKIALEMLNKELK, encoded by the coding sequence ATGAACGATTTAAAAGCCCTGCAGCAACAGCTCGGGTACCACTTTCAAAATCAAGAGCTCCTTATTGAAGCGCTGACGCACAAAAGCTACAAACAGCCCTACAATAATGAGCGCCTCGAATTTTTGGGCGATGCCGTCCTCGACTTGATCGTCGGGGAATACCTCTACAAAAAATTCGCCGATTTCGACGAGGGAAAACTCTCCAAAATGCGTGCCTCCCTCGTTAACGAAGGGGGCTTTACCCGCCTTGCGAACCATCTGAATCTCGGAGAATACATCTACCTCTCCAACGCGGAGGAAAACAACAGCGGGCGGACCAAGAGCTCACTGCTCTCCAACGCGTTCGAGGCGGTCATGGGGGCGCTCTATCTCGAAACGGGGCTGGAAAAAGTCCGGGAGATCACGATCCATCTCCTCGAAAACGTCCACGACGACATCTCTTTGGATTCGCTGTTCAAAGACTACAAAACCTCGTTGCAGGAGCTGACGCAGGCCCATTTCGGGATCACTCCCGAATACGACCTTATCGCCGCCCACGGCCCCGATCATAAAAAAGAGTTCGAAGTGGCCGTGAGCATCGACGGAAAACGGTACGCCGCAGCCTGCGGCAAAAGCAAAAAACAAGCCCAGCAGGAGGCGGCCAAAATCGCCCTGGAGATGCTGAACAAGGAGCTCAAATGA
- the fliI gene encoding flagellar protein export ATPase FliI, whose translation MPLKTLRSRLGIEKLTTLFGTITKISPTVIVAEGLHVSIGDTVLIVSEVNGAQAMGMVSEVERNRFFITPFRFVEGFRTGDKIYPNQTGMMIEVGDALLGRVVDPFMNPVDGKGPIGSTHLEPIIKAPIAAMKRGMINEPFRVGVKTIDGLLTCGKGQKLGIFAGSGVGKSTLMGMIVRGAQAPIKVVALIGERGREVPEFIEKNLGGNLENTVIVVATSDDSPLMRKYGAFSAMSVAEYFKGKGLDVLFMMDSVTRFAMAQREIGLALGEPPTSKGYPPSSLTLLPQLMERAGKEEGNGSITAFFTVLVEGDDLSDPIADQSRSILDGHIVLSRELTDFGIYPPIHILNSASRVMNDIISPEHFAAARRFRRLYTLLKENEMLIRIGAYVKGTDRELDEAIGKREQMEKFLSQGEKFQTDFQETVDQLIAMMAN comes from the coding sequence ATGCCGCTCAAAACCCTCCGAAGCCGTCTGGGAATCGAAAAGCTCACCACCCTGTTCGGGACGATTACCAAAATCAGTCCGACGGTCATCGTCGCCGAAGGACTCCATGTCAGCATCGGAGATACCGTACTGATCGTTTCGGAGGTGAACGGCGCCCAGGCGATGGGGATGGTGAGCGAGGTGGAGAGGAACCGTTTTTTTATCACCCCGTTTCGTTTTGTCGAGGGATTCCGGACGGGAGACAAGATCTATCCGAACCAGACGGGGATGATGATCGAGGTCGGGGATGCGTTGCTGGGGCGGGTCGTCGATCCGTTCATGAACCCGGTCGACGGGAAGGGGCCGATCGGTTCGACCCATCTTGAACCGATCATCAAAGCTCCGATTGCGGCGATGAAGCGCGGAATGATCAACGAGCCCTTTCGCGTCGGGGTCAAAACGATCGACGGACTCCTCACCTGCGGAAAAGGGCAGAAGCTGGGGATATTCGCCGGAAGCGGCGTCGGCAAATCAACCCTGATGGGGATGATCGTCCGCGGCGCCCAGGCCCCGATCAAGGTGGTCGCCCTGATCGGGGAGCGGGGGCGCGAGGTCCCCGAATTTATCGAAAAAAATCTGGGCGGCAATCTCGAAAACACGGTCATTGTCGTCGCCACCAGCGACGATTCGCCGCTGATGCGCAAATACGGGGCGTTCAGCGCCATGAGTGTGGCGGAGTATTTTAAAGGCAAGGGGCTGGACGTTCTGTTTATGATGGATTCGGTGACCCGTTTTGCCATGGCGCAGCGCGAGATCGGCCTCGCCCTCGGAGAACCCCCGACCTCAAAGGGGTATCCCCCCTCGTCGCTGACGTTGTTGCCGCAGTTGATGGAGCGGGCCGGCAAAGAGGAAGGCAACGGCTCCATCACCGCTTTTTTTACGGTTCTGGTCGAAGGGGACGACCTGAGCGACCCGATCGCCGACCAGTCGCGTTCGATCCTCGACGGTCACATCGTCCTCTCGCGGGAACTGACCGATTTCGGGATCTATCCGCCCATCCATATTCTCAATTCGGCATCGCGGGTGATGAACGATATCATCTCCCCCGAACATTTTGCCGCCGCCCGGCGGTTCCGCCGTCTCTATACTTTACTTAAAGAGAACGAGATGCTGATCCGCATCGGCGCCTACGTCAAGGGGACCGATCGGGAACTGGACGAAGCGATCGGGAAACGGGAGCAGATGGAGAAATTCCTTTCGCAGGGGGAAAAATTCCAGACCGATTTTCAGGAAACGGTCGATCAGCTGATCGCGATGATGGCCAACTGA